TGCGGCTCAAGATAAGGTCAGTGAAGTGCTAAAGCAGGAAGAAGAGCGTTTCTTCCAAACGATTGCTAATGGTATGGAAATTTTGGATGGAGCCTTAGCGAGTGGCGCAAAAGTGGTTGATGGTGAAACTGCATTCCGCCTGCATGATACTTTTGGTTTCCCGTTGGATTTAACAGCTGACGTTTGCCGCGAACGTGGCGTCACTGTTGATGCGGATGGCTTTGAAGTTGCGATGCAAAAGCAGCGCGATCAAGCCAGAGCTGCTGGTAAGTTCAAGGTAGCACAGGGATTAGATTACAAAGGTACGCCGACCCAGTTTCATGGCTATGACACCTTAAAACACGAGGGCGCGAAAGTATCCGCCTTGTATGTTGATGGTTCAGCCGTGCCGTCTGTCAAAGCTGGTGATGCCGCTGTGATTGTGTTGGATAGCACCCCTTTCTATGCGGAGTCTGGTGGTCAGGTTGGCGACAAGGGGGAGCTTCGTAATGAAAGCATCCGTTTCGCAGTAGAAGATACTTTTAAGATCCAAGCAGATGTATTTGGTCATCAAGGCGAAGTGCTTGAGGGAGAGTTGAAGGTAGGCGATTTGCTGAATGCATTGGTAGATACTCAGCAAAGAATTGACGCCATGCGGAACCACAGTGCAACTCACATCTTGTATAAAGCATTACGTGAAGTGTTGGGTGATCATGTGCAGCAAAAAGGGTCACTGGTCGATGCTACAAAGACCCGTTTTGACTTTACACACAAGGCACCAGTCACCGCTGAGCAAATTCGTCGCATTGAAGATATTGTGAATCTAGAGATTTTGGAAAATACCGCAACCTCTGGCAAAGTAATGTCTTTGGATGATGCGCAAAAGACTGGCGCCATGATGCTCTTTGGTGAAAAGTATGGTGATGAAGTGCGTGTGCTGGAAATTGGATCTTCCAAGGAGCTGTGTGGTGGAACCCACGTATCACGCACTGGTGATATTGGTAGTCTAAAGATTGTTTCTGAGGGTGGTGTTGCTGCCGGTATCCGCCGCGTTGAGGCGGTAACTGGTAAGAATGCTCTCCATTTCTTGCAGGGCTTGGAAGATAGAGTCAATGAAGCAGCTAGCATTCTAAAAACGCATCCGGGAGATTTAGTAAATCGCGTTACTCAATTACACGAAAGTCTGCGACAAGCTGAGCGTGAGTTAGAGAAAGTAAATTCTAAGTTGGCAGCCAGCCAAGGCAATGAGCTAGCTAGCCAAGCAATTGATGTGAATGGCATCAAAGTACTCGCTGCCCGTTTAGATGGTGCTGACGCTGGCGTACTCCGTGAGACTATGGATGCCCTGAAGGCAAAGCTAAAGACGGCCGCTATTGTTTTAGCTTCGGTTCAGGGTGACAAGGTGAGCTTAATTGCTGGCGTAACTGCCGACTCGATTGGTAAATTGAAGGCAGATGACCTAGTGAACTTTATTGCTCAGCAAGTGGGCGGTAAGGGTGGTGGTAAGCCTGAGATGGCGATGGCAGGAGGCAATGATCCGAGCAAATTGGGCGCGGCCTTAGATGGCGTTAAAGATTGGGTGGCGAGCAAATGAGCGAGGCTATTAATATTCCCTTTAATGTAGAAGTAGATACTATCGGGATGAATTGCCCTTTACCTATCTTGCGCACTAAAAAAGCGCTAGCAACAATGCAATCTGGAGAAGTATTGAAGATTAAGGCAACAGATGCTGGCGCTGCTCATGACTTTCCAGCATTCGCTAAGCAAACCGGTAATGAGTTGCTTGCTAGCTCTACTGAAGGTAATGTATTAGTTTTCTATATGAAACGTAGGTAAAGCAATGTAGCCAATCTTGGATAGGTCTGATGGATCGTTTAGCTCATCAGCACAAGAAAAAAGGCAGAGAATGATCTCTGCCTTTTTGCTTCAATTAAACAATTCTAGGTTAAAGACCGGCTTTTGAGATAAGCGGCGAAGTCGCTGGAGACCTCTGGGTGACGCAAGGCAAACTCAACAGAAGCCTTGAGATAGCCTAATTTACTGCCGCAGTCATAGCGCACGCCATCATATTCATAGGCAAAAACAGGCTCTTGTTTTAATAGAGAGGCAATGGCATCGGTGAGCTGAATCTCGCCACCGGCACCGGGCTTCAGATTGCGAATATGACTAAAGATGTCTGATGACAAAACATAGCGACCAACAACGGCTAGATTGGACGGTGTATCTTTTGGTTGGGGTTTTTCCACGATGCCATTGAGGCGATAGATACCTTTTGCAACTTCAGAGCCTGACACAATGCCGTATGAACTACTCTTGGCTGGGTCGATCTTCTCAACTGCTAGCACTGAGCCATTCTGCTCTTCAAATACTTTGAGCATTTGTTTGAGAATGGGGGGTTGGCCATCTAATAAGTCATCTGCCAGGATTACAGCAAATGGTTCGTCGCGAACCAATTTTTCCGCGCACAGCACTGCGTGACCTAGTCCCAATGCCTCTGGTTGGCGTACATATACACAATCTATGTGACTCGGCTTAACGCTACGGACGATTTCAAGAAGCGCCTGTTTATTTTTAGCTTCTAACTCAGCCTCTAGTTCATACGCTTTATCGAAGTGATCTTCAATAGCTCGTTTACTCCGCCCAGTAACGAAAATCATTTCAGTAATGCCGGCAGCGATGGCTTCTTCAACTGCGTATTGAATAAGCGGTTTATCGACCACATTCAACATCTCTTTTGGGCTCGCCTTGGTTGCAGGTAAAAAGCGCGTACCTAAGCCTGCAACTGGGAAGACTGCTTTAGTGACTACTTTGGTGCTTAATGGCATATGAGATCCAATCGCTTTATTTGGCTACCGCTTATTTCAGACGCTCTAATTGTGCAACAAGCATCTCATGATTTTGTTCAAACCCTGCAAGACGTTGTTTTTCCTGAGTTACCACTTCAGCTGGGGCACGAGCCACAAAGCTTTCGTTGGTTAACTTGCCCTTGGCTTTATTGATTTCATTGGCTAGGCGGTCAATTTCCTTGCCTAGACGAACACGTTCCGCTGCAACATCTACCTCAATCTTGAGTAAAAGCTTGATATCGCCCACTAGCGCTATTGGTGCGCCTGGAGCATCCTTTTCTAAGGCGGATTCATCGCTGTAGATCTTAACTTCGGTTAACTTGGCTAGTGCCATCAAATAAGGAGTGGCTTTTTCTAAAAAGGCTTGTGGGCCAAAAATCCAGAGAGGTACCTTCTGACCCGGAGGAACTTGCATCTC
The nucleotide sequence above comes from Polynucleobacter necessarius. Encoded proteins:
- the alaS gene encoding alanine--tRNA ligase, with translation MKVSQIRQAYLDFFAQKGHQIVPSSPVVPGDDPTLLFTNAGMNQFKDVFLGFDRRPYHRATTAQKCIRAGGKHNDLDNVGYTARHHTFFEMLGNFSFGDYFKKDAIQFAWDLLTQVFELPKEKLLVTVYAEDDEAYEIWNKQIGVPADRIIRIGDNKGARYASDNFWMMGDTGPCGPCTEIFYDHGEHIPGCPPGCPPGCPPGSPPGSPDEDGDHFIEIWNNVFMQFNRDEAGVMHPLPKPSVDTGMGLERIAAVLQHVHSNYEIDLFVNLLKASKQAVDVAGGDNCDAESPSLKVIADHIRACSFIVVDGVIPGNAGRGYVLRRIARRAIRHGYKLGARKPFFYQLVPALVKEMGDAYPELCAAQDKVSEVLKQEEERFFQTIANGMEILDGALASGAKVVDGETAFRLHDTFGFPLDLTADVCRERGVTVDADGFEVAMQKQRDQARAAGKFKVAQGLDYKGTPTQFHGYDTLKHEGAKVSALYVDGSAVPSVKAGDAAVIVLDSTPFYAESGGQVGDKGELRNESIRFAVEDTFKIQADVFGHQGEVLEGELKVGDLLNALVDTQQRIDAMRNHSATHILYKALREVLGDHVQQKGSLVDATKTRFDFTHKAPVTAEQIRRIEDIVNLEILENTATSGKVMSLDDAQKTGAMMLFGEKYGDEVRVLEIGSSKELCGGTHVSRTGDIGSLKIVSEGGVAAGIRRVEAVTGKNALHFLQGLEDRVNEAASILKTHPGDLVNRVTQLHESLRQAERELEKVNSKLAASQGNELASQAIDVNGIKVLAARLDGADAGVLRETMDALKAKLKTAAIVLASVQGDKVSLIAGVTADSIGKLKADDLVNFIAQQVGGKGGGKPEMAMAGGNDPSKLGAALDGVKDWVASK
- a CDS encoding sulfurtransferase TusA family protein; the encoded protein is MSEAINIPFNVEVDTIGMNCPLPILRTKKALATMQSGEVLKIKATDAGAAHDFPAFAKQTGNELLASSTEGNVLVFYMKRR
- the galU gene encoding UTP--glucose-1-phosphate uridylyltransferase GalU gives rise to the protein MPLSTKVVTKAVFPVAGLGTRFLPATKASPKEMLNVVDKPLIQYAVEEAIAAGITEMIFVTGRSKRAIEDHFDKAYELEAELEAKNKQALLEIVRSVKPSHIDCVYVRQPEALGLGHAVLCAEKLVRDEPFAVILADDLLDGQPPILKQMLKVFEEQNGSVLAVEKIDPAKSSSYGIVSGSEVAKGIYRLNGIVEKPQPKDTPSNLAVVGRYVLSSDIFSHIRNLKPGAGGEIQLTDAIASLLKQEPVFAYEYDGVRYDCGSKLGYLKASVEFALRHPEVSSDFAAYLKSRSLT